GGCCGGATCCTCGATGACGATCGGCGGGCGCGCCGAAAGCAGATCGACGAGCGTCACCGACCGGCGCGTCGCGATCCCGTCGACGGCGTAGAGGCCGACGACGGAGGCCTTGAGCGCCTCGAGATGGCGCCGTCGGGTCGTGCTCTCCTTCCATCCGCGCCGCTTGAGATAGTCGTCGACGACGGTCACCCCGTCGGTCTCGCGCGGCACCGTGGCGAAGTCCTCGAAGCACCAGGCCCAGAGCATGTCGGCCGCGTCGGCGCCGATGAGATCGTCCAGCGCATCGAAATCGAGATCGTGCTCGTCGAGAACGTCGCCGAAATGCCGGTCGAACACCTCGTCGAGCAGATCCGTCCAGTCGTCCCGGTTCGCCCACCGTGCGAGCCCGTCGAGCCCCTGTCGCCTGCTCATGCCGTCCTGCCTCGTTCCGTCGATGCCGGTGGCTTCCGGCTAGGCTTTTCCGATGCCCGGCGCAAGGGTTCGGAGGGACCGTCGCGCCTGCAGCAGCCGCGCCCGCACAGGTCAGGCGACGAGCGCCCGCCAGAGCCCTTCGGGCGAACCCGTCACGATCAGCCCGACGGTCAGGGCCACCAGGACGAGACACTGGATCAGGACGATCACGAGCAGCTGCGTGCGGAACGGTTCCTTGCGCGTCTTGTGACGGATCGTCCCCTGTGCTGCGATGGTTCCGATGCTTCCGCCGGCGATGGCGAGGTTCAGAAGCGTTGCCTCGGAGATTCGCCGCGACCCCGCCTCGGCCTTCGCCTTGTCGAGAACCATCGCCGCATAGGCCAGGAGGTTCACCGCCAGCGCATAGCCGGCCACCCCGATCATCATCTGCCCCGACATGCCGCCTCCATCCGGCGCAAGCATGATGGACGGCGGTTAAGCCAATGCGAACGGACCCCGTATTCCGGCCGCCGATCACCTTGAATGTCCGGATGAACGGCGGCCGCCATCCGCCGTGACGGAGCCGACCGCCGCCCTTCGGACGAAGCTCTCCGCCTGCGGCAGCTATTGCCCGGACAGGCGTTTGCGATCGCTCACCATCCGCCGCATGGCGATCAGCCCGATCACCGCGAAGGGCAGGCACGACGCGAAGACCCACCGGGGCGACCGTCTCGGCGTCTGCGGCCGTCTCGATTCCCAGCAGACCCGAGCCGTTCGCCACGATCCCGACATAGGCCGCGCCGAGCGCGTAGCCGAGCCGCTGAACCGTGGGGATAGCTCCGGAAACGCGCCGGGCCTCGTCCGCACCGGCGAGTTGCATCGTTCGCCGGAGCACGAATGTCCACGCCATCCCGAAGCCGCCGCCCTCCAGGGCCGCGAAGACGGCGATCAGCCAGACGGGACCATTGGGAACCGCGTGGAGAAAACCCAGGATGCTGAGGGTGACGACCGTCATCCCGAGGGCGATCATCGGCCGATCGAACCGCTCCGGCAAACCGCTGACCATGACGGCCATGACCGTCCAGCCGATGGACGAACAGGCGGCGATGTATCCGGCGGTCAGCGCGGAAACGCCGTGGATGGCCGTCACCAGGAGAGGCCCGAATGCCGTGACGGCGATGGTCGCCATGCACATCGACAGGATCATGAGCATCGCGGCGCCGGCGGGCCGCCGCGGATCGAACGGGCGGCGCGGGAGAAGCCGGGCGTCGCCGGCGTGCCCGTCCAGCCGCAGAAAGGCGATCAGACAGAACAAGCCGGCTGCGAGCGACGGAACCGTTCGCGGGATCGACACCTCGACGCCACCGAAGGCGATCAGAACGACGCCGAGACACAGCAGCGCCAGACGCCCGACGGGGAACACGGGAGCCTTGGCCGTGGATGGTGCCATGCTCGCGCCGCGTCGCAGGACGATCCAGAGGGCCAGCGCGAACGCCTGGCAGGCGAAGAAGGCGAAGCCCCAGCGCCAGGTCGCGGCCTGCACGAAGAACCCGCCGACGAGCGGCCCGGCGAAGGCAGAGACGCCCCAGACGGTCGAAACGGCCGCCATCGCACGTGCGGTATAGCGGCGCGGGAAGATCAACCCGACCGCGACGAAGCACATCGCCACCAGACCACCTCCGCCGACACCCTGCAGGGCGCGACCAGCCAGGAGCAGGACCATGCTCGGGCTGACGGCACTGAGGAGACAGCCGATCCCGAACAGGCAGGCGGCCGCGCCCATCGACCGGCCCAGGCCGAACCGCATGGTCAGCAAGGCGGCGGCCGCTCCCGCGACGATCGAGCCGATCTCGTAGAGCGAGACGGACCAACCCACCAGGGCGGCCCCGCCGATCTCCGCCACGATGGATGGGAGCATGGTGGCGACGATCAGGCTGTCGGCCGCGTGCAGCCAGACCGCCAGGCAGACCAGGGTCAGCGATCCGGCGTAGGGACTTGCCAGAAACTCCCTCCATGACACGAAACGCTCCGTGTCCTCGCCCGTACCGGCGCCCTCATCTGCCACGCTGTTCTCCGCCACGTCCTTGTCCGACAAGTCCCGTCACGCCTCTTGACGGACAGGCTGCTAGGCCCTCAACATTGGTTGAGGTCAAGGAGTTTCGCGATGGCGAAGAAGGAATTGTCCGTCGGCGAAGTCTCGCGCCGCAGTGGTCTGCCCGTCTCCACGCTGCATTTCTACGAACGCAGGGGGCTGATCGCCTCCGAGAGGACGTCGGCCAATCATCGGGTCTATCGGCGCGAGATCCTGAGACGCGTCACCGTCATCAGGATCGCCCAGAGCGCCGGCATTCCGCTGGCCGAGATAGCCACGGCCCTCTCGCGCCTGCCGCGCGACACCGCTCCCGACACGCATGACTGGGAGCGCATCGCAGAAGACTGGCATGGCGATCTCACGCGGCGGATCGAGCTCCTCACGGCGCTGCGCGACAAGATGGCCGTATGCATCGGCTGCGGCTGCCTGAGCGTCCAGCGCTGCCCGCTGGTCAATGCAGATGATGCCTTGGCGAAAGACGGCCCCGGCGCGCGACTGCTCTAGGCATGCAGGCATGCCCCCCTGCCCTCGGGATCGGTGGCGGTCGGCCGGCTGTTCGGGATGACGCGTATCACGCGCGGCACCCCTTTCACCGTCGTCATCCCGGGCGAAGCCGGAGCGCAGCGGAGGCGCAGAGCCGGGATCCATGCCTCGGAAGT
The nucleotide sequence above comes from Aquibium microcysteis. Encoded proteins:
- a CDS encoding DUF1294 domain-containing protein, coding for MSGQMMIGVAGYALAVNLLAYAAMVLDKAKAEAGSRRISEATLLNLAIAGGSIGTIAAQGTIRHKTRKEPFRTQLLVIVLIQCLVLVALTVGLIVTGSPEGLWRALVA
- the soxR gene encoding redox-sensitive transcriptional activator SoxR; this encodes MAKKELSVGEVSRRSGLPVSTLHFYERRGLIASERTSANHRVYRREILRRVTVIRIAQSAGIPLAEIATALSRLPRDTAPDTHDWERIAEDWHGDLTRRIELLTALRDKMAVCIGCGCLSVQRCPLVNADDALAKDGPGARLL